A genomic region of Eriocheir sinensis breed Jianghai 21 chromosome 42, ASM2467909v1, whole genome shotgun sequence contains the following coding sequences:
- the LOC127009864 gene encoding uncharacterized transmembrane protein DDB_G0289901-like isoform X19: MPESNCHLCHIHDHTPSNTLLRTHPLRVSRTNHTTTALPSTSTTLPHHHHHGRSARGSGSNLANLSDRTNSLPGSRSNTLSHTPQVSIAPDGDRVGTHRRHHHSRHHHRHHHHSRHSDDSRHGSTNSRDDLSGVLAALMETSRSPSAASNRASSGHREPDLLTALPPVAHTSKGSTLTRETREGERRPSNSTLAQDTEQDYYLHVHRQAFKEEARRQRFNLQTVMLIGCYTLLFVVAIIVGVVLCQQNGWLGLGTPDPPPPLSDNPDFRPSQARELDRTGRGRGSRNRGARLPGPTIDYDYPDDGPPPRISAGPILPSGENDPLRSLNFGPDDLAAAEAGHGVGGRAPPLPVSPSGAQSDSSRNWEGAENRAGVGGGGKSLRPHPGRRPAPGNLPDAFVPQGSPGGQGRPAGVAGAGILDTLMSVEEHGVAGGSHGQGGVFMPGGDGRNTAGSNRAFNGAGNTASNNRAFDGAGSTVGNNRAFNGAGNTADNNRAFNGAGNTAGNNRAFDGAGNTAGNNRAFNGAGNTAGNNRAFNGAGNTAGNNIAFNGAGNTAGNNRAFNGAGNTAGNNRAFNGAGNTAGNNRAFNGAGNTAGNTRAFNIAGNNGVFNTAGNTAGNNGAFSGARSTAASNNVAFNAAGNTGTGSSSSFSTAGVTGAGSNGRFNGAANTPENNAAQNAASIVGGGGDRAFNSVGNAGTGRNGAFRVAANNDDGANRVFSGVGNSGSGANGAFNGAGNTGGGSLNGAGNTGGGSLNGAGNTGGGSLNGAGNTGGGSLNGAGNTGGGSLNGAGNTGGGSLNGAGNTGGGSLNGAGNTGGRSLNGAGNTGGRSLNGAGNTGGRSLNGAGNTGGRSLIGAGNTGGRSLNGAGNTGGGSLNGAGNTGVRGNTGGVINIGTVAESTSPAGTGAGSTGLEATGVGTAGVGATGLGNVDVGATGSRARGVGSTGVRGTGAGVTGADNIGVGATGSRASGAGITGVRGTGVGNTGVGNTGIGATGNGGVSRSGVATDRNGDGTLTGVTGNTGMGSTGTLGGGVNGNRAVNTGGNAATTPLGGIVNNGNARFNNGVVNAGAGSGGSRSNGRRPAGTLLPVTTSTVNTGSSNAFASGGVPLPGLGPHGNSVPNTGIGNGGSTGNTRNRPNAGVGSTGLGIGTGSAGVSHDSAGTGVDNTGFGTGVRNAGAGIGLGGAGAGTDVANSGFGAAVGSAGNTGVGGVGADMGTGVGKVSAGVGNAGNRFAVRVNNDDTRTGVSNTGGSAVLGNAGASNWVTNNGAGNTAGADTSDASVGTKVVNAGVGGRASNVRTGISVGSTGAGEDTGRQDNAASIIGAGRPGLGLSGGAAVDVSGDRVTDGGGGVRRPGGRQSTRGRGVLRDLGNGNRNIGRGSAEPSNSAPTPGSEGRGGPSAPAQPAPSNTLGGGEAEAKAGQGQGSVASRRTVAGPGFTVQRGQVVAMATITPDSPDPTLLRPDHDVIVHISPSTQGPAVTLLANPDKTGDTTIEATGGGSAGTASTGAVGEGNRAASLGGRVSVRIEGPSRRKLTRERVSMVPGSGRGNSARAGVVLRRWEHMDDAGTLSRGLVRQDGSFSFTNCRPSEICRATQG; this comes from the exons ATGCCTGAATCCAACTGCCACCTTTGCCACATTCACGACCACACTCCCTCCAACACACTTCTCAGAACCCATCCCTTAAGGGTCTCCAGaaccaaccacaccaccaccgcactaccatccacctccaccacactccctcaccaccaccaccatgggagATCAGCACGAGGGAGTGGGAGTAACTTAGCCAACCTTAGCGACAGAACGAACTCCCTCCCTGGCAGCCGCAGCAACACCCTCTCGCACACTCCACAAGTCTCCATAGCCCCTGATGGTGATAGGGTTGGCACACACAGACGGCATCACCATTcccgtcatcaccaccgtcaccatcaccacagccgcCACTCCGATGACTCCAGGCACGGGTCTACTAACTCCAGAGATGACTTGAGTGGGGTCTTGGCTGCCCTGATGGAGACCAGTCGCTCCCCCAGTGCAGCCAGTAACCGTGCTAGTAGTGGGCACCGAGAACCTGACCTCCTCACCGCCCTTCCACCGGTCGCCCACACCAGCAA gGGCAGCACATTAACAAGGGAAACAAGGGAGGGAGAGCGGCGCCCCAGCAACAGCACGCTGGCGCAGGACACGGAGCAGGACTACTACCTCCATGTGCACCGCCAGGCCTTCAAGGAGGAGGCGCGGCGACAACGCTTCAACCTGCAGACCGTCATGCTCATAGGCTGCTACACGCTGCTG TTCGTGGTGGCCATCATCGTGGGTGTGGTGCTGTGTCAGCAGAACGGCTGGCTGGGCCTGGGTACACCTGACCCCCCGCCACCCCTCAGCGATAACCCTGACTTCCGGCCGTCCCAGGCACGGGAGCTAGACAGAACCGGGCGTGGCCGCGGCTCCAGGAACAGGGGCGCGCGTCTCCCCGGCCCCACTATAGACTACGACTATCCCGACGACGGGCCGCCCCCCAGGATCAGCGCCGGGCCAATCCTCCCCTCCGGTGAGAACGACCCCCTTCGCTCCCTCAACTTTGGCCCCGACGACCTGGCAGCAGCCGAAGCAGGGCATGGGGTGGGGGGCCGAGCCCCTCCCCTGCCTGTCTCCCCATCTGGTGCGCAGTCTGACTCTTCGAGAAACTGGGAGGGGGCGGAGAATCGTGCCGGGGTGGGCGGTGGCGGCAAGAGCCTCAGGCCACACCCAGGCCGCCGCCCAGCACCAGGGAATTTGCCAGACGCTTTCGTGCCCCAGGGCAGCCCCGGCGGCCAGGGTCGCCCCGCGGGGGTGGCTGGGGCAGGGATTCTGGACACCCTGATGTCTGTGGAGGAGCATGGCGTGGCAGGGGGCAGCCACGGACAGGGAGGCGTCTTCATGCCGGGCGGTGACGGGCGCAACACTGCAGGCAGCAACAGAGCATTTAATGGCGCTGGCAACACTGCTAGCAACAACAGAGCATTTGACGGCGCTGGCAGCACTGTAGGCAACAACAGAGCATTTAACGGCGCTGGCAACACTGCAGACAACAACAGAGCATTTAACGgcgctggcaacactgcaggcaACAACAGAGCATTTGACGgcgctggcaacactgcaggcaACAACAGAGCATTTAACGGCGCTGGCAATACTGCAGGTAACAACAGGGCATTTAACGgcgctggcaacactgcaggcaACAACATAGCATTTAACGgcgctggcaacactgcaggcaACAACAGAGCATTTAACGgcgctggcaacactgcaggcaACAACAGAGCATTTAACGgcgctggcaacactgcaggcaACAACAGAGCATTTAACGGCGCTGGCAACACTGCTGGCAACACCAGAGCATTTAATATTGCTGGCAACAACGGAGTATTTAACACCGCTGGCAACACTGCTGGCAACAACGGAGCATTTAGCGGAGCTAGAAGCACTGCTGCCAGCAATAATGTAGCATTTAACGCTGCTGGCAACACTGGTACTGGCAGCAGCAGCTCATTCAGCACCGCAGGTGTCACTGGTGCTGGCAGCAACGGAAGATTCAACGGCGCTGCCAACACTCCTGAGAACAACGCAGCACAGAACGCAGCCAGCATCGTAGGAGGGGGCGGCGACAGAGCATTTAACAGTGTTGGTAACGCAGGCACGGGCAGAAACGGGGCATTTAGAGTTGctgctaataatgatgatggtgccAACAGGGTATTCAGTGGTGTTGGTAACTCTGGTAGCGGTGCCAATGGAGCATTTAATGGTGCTGGCAACACTGGAGGTGGATCATTGAATGGTGCTGGCAACACTGGAGGTGGATCATTGAATGGTGCTGGCAACACTGGAGGTGGATCATTGAATGGTGCTGGCAACACTGGAGGTGGATCATTGAATGGTGCTGGCAACACTGGAGGTGGATCATTGAATGGTGCTGGCAACACTGGAG GTGGATCATTGAATGGTGCTGGCAACACTGGAGGTGGATCACTTAATGGTGCTGGCAACACTGGAGGTAGATCACTGAATGGTGCTGGCAACACTGGAG GTAGATCACTTAATGGTGCTGGCAACACTGGAG GTAGATCACTTAATGGTGCTGGCAACACTGGAGGTAGATCACTGATTGGTGCTGGCAACACTGGAGGTAGATCACTTAATGGTGCTGGCAACACTGGAGGTGGATCACTTAATGGTGCTGGCAACACTGGTGTCCGCGGCAACACTGGCGGCGTGATTAATATCGGCACAGTTGCTGAAAGCACTAGTCCTGCCGGCACTGGTGCTGGCAGTACTGGGTTGGAAGCCACTGGTGTTGGCACTGCCGGTGTGGGAGCCACAGGTCTTGGTAACGTTGATGTGGGAGCTACTGGAAGTAGAGCTAGAGGTGTTGGTAGCACTGGTGTAAGAGGAACTGGAGCTGGAGTCACTGGTGCTGATAACATTGGTGTAGGAGCTACTGGTAGTAGAGCTAGTGGTGCTGGTATTACTGGTGTGAGAGGCACAGGTGTTGGAAATACAGGCGTTGGTAACACTGGCATAGGTGCTACCGGTAACGGGGGTGTCTCACGCAGTGGTGTTGCTACCGATCGTAACGGTGACGGAACCCTTACTGGGGTTACTGGCAACACTGGGATGGGCAGCACCGGTACACTTGGTGGTGGTGTCAACGGAAACAGAGCAGTCAACACTGGTGGTAATGCTGCGACCACTCCTCTTGGTGGTATTGTTAACAATGGCAATGCAAGATTCAACAATGGTGTTGTCAACGCTGGTGCTGGCAGTGGTGGTTCCCGCAGTAACGGGAGGCGCCCTGCCGGCACCTTGCTACCTGTCACTACCTCCACAGTCAACACCGGTAGTAGCAACGCCTTTGCAAGTGGTGGTGTTCCCCTCCCCGGCCTAGGACCTCATGGAAATAGTGTGCCTAATACCGGTATTGGTAACGGTGGTAGTACTGGCAATACTAGGAACAGACCAAACGCTGGTGTTGGTAGTACTGGTTTGGGTATTGGCACAGGCAGTGCTGGTGTTAGTCATGATAGTGCTGGTACAGGTGTTGACAATACTGGTTTTGGCACTGGTGTTCGCAACGCCGGGGCAGGTATTGGTttaggtggtgctggtgctggaacTGATGTTGCTAATTCTGGTTTTGGTGCTGCTGTTGGCAGTGCTGGTAATACCGGTGTTGGCGGTGTTGGAGCTGATATGGGCACTGGTGTTGGCAAAGTTAGTGCTGGTGTTGGTAATGCTGGGAACAGATTTGCTGTCAGAGTTAATAATGATGACACTAGGACTGGTGTTAGCAATACTGGTGGCAGTGCTGTTCTAGGCAATGCTGGTGCCAGTAATTGGGTCACTAATAATGGTGCTGGAAATACTGCCGGCGCTGATACTAGTGATGCTAGTGTTGGCACTAAAGTTGTGAACGCTGGTGTTGGCGGTAGAGCTAGTAATGTTCGTACAGGTATAAGTGTTGGCAGTACTGGAGCTGGTGAGGATACAGGAAGACAGGATAACGCCGCGAGTATTATCGGCGCTGGCAGACCTGGCCTCGGGCTTAGTGGCGGGGCCGCGGTGGATGTTAGCGGTGACAGGGTCACTGATGGCGGCGGCGGAGTACGGCGGCCAGGGGGGCGGCAAAGCACTCGAGGGCGAGGAGTCTTACGGGACTTGGGTAATGGAAACAGAAACATAGGGCGGGGGAGTGCAGAACCCTCTAACTCCGCCCCCACCCCAGGATCTGAAGGAAGGGGCGGCCCCAGCGCCCCTGCCCAGCCCGCTCCGAGCAATACCCTAGGAGGCGGCGAAGCAGAGGCCAAGGCGGGACAGGGGCAGGGCAGCGTGGCGTCGCGGCGTACCGTGGCGGGACCGGGATTCACTGTGCAGCGGGGACAGGTGGTTGCCATGGCCACCATCACGCCGGACAGCCCCGACCCGACGCTGTTGCGCCCCGACCATGACGTCATCGTTCACATCTCCCCAAGCACGCAGGGTCCCGCCGTGACGCTGCTGGCCAACCCCGACAAGACAGGCGACACAACCATTGAAGCTACGGGAGGGGGAAGTGCTGGGACGGCGAGCACGGGTGCGGTGGGAGAGGGAAACAGGGCCGCTTCTTTGGGAGGGAGGGTTTCGGTGAGGATAGAAGGGCCGAGCCGAAGGAAGTTGACCCGGGAGCGTGTAAGCATGGTGCCGGGATCTGGGCGAGGCAACTCGGCGCGGGCGGGCGTGGTGTTGCGGCGGTGGGAGCACATGGATGATGCGGGCACGCTGAGCCGCGGCCTCGTGCGGCAGGACggctctttctccttcaccaacTGTCGACCCTCGGAGATATGCCGGGCCACGCAGGGCTGA
- the LOC127009864 gene encoding uncharacterized transmembrane protein DDB_G0289901-like isoform X18, producing MPESNCHLCHIHDHTPSNTLLRTHPLRVSRTNHTTTALPSTSTTLPHHHHHGRSARGSGSNLANLSDRTNSLPGSRSNTLSHTPQVSIAPDGDRVGTHRRHHHSRHHHRHHHHSRHSDDSRHGSTNSRDDLSGVLAALMETSRSPSAASNRASSGHREPDLLTALPPVAHTSKGSTLTRETREGERRPSNSTLAQDTEQDYYLHVHRQAFKEEARRQRFNLQTVMLIGCYTLLFVVAIIVGVVLCQQNGWLGLGTPDPPPPLSDNPDFRPSQARELDRTGRGRGSRNRGARLPGPTIDYDYPDDGPPPRISAGPILPSGENDPLRSLNFGPDDLAAAEAGHGVGGRAPPLPVSPSGAQSDSSRNWEGAENRAGVGGGGKSLRPHPGRRPAPGNLPDAFVPQGSPGGQGRPAGVAGAGILDTLMSVEEHGVAGGSHGQGGVFMPGGDGRNTAGSNRAFNGAGNTASNNRAFDGAGSTVGNNRAFNGAGNTADNNRAFNGAGNTAGNNRAFDGAGNTAGNNRAFNGAGNTAGNNRAFNGAGNTAGNNIAFNGAGNTAGNNRAFNGAGNTAGNNRAFNGAGNTAGNNRAFNGAGNTAGNTRAFNIAGNNGVFNTAGNTAGNNGAFSGARSTAASNNVAFNAAGNTGTGSSSSFSTAGVTGAGSNGRFNGAANTPENNAAQNAASIVGGGGDRAFNSVGNAGTGRNGAFRVAANNDDGANRVFSGVGNSGSGANGAFNGAGNTGGGSLNGAGNTGGGSLNGAGNTGGGSLNGAGNTGGGSLNGAGNTGGGSLNGAGNTGGGSLNGAGNTGGGSLNGAGNTGGRSLNGAGNTGGGSLNGAGNTGGRSLNGAGNTGGRSLIGAGNTGGRSLNGAGNTGGGSLNGAGNTGVRGNTGGVINIGTVAESTSPAGTGAGSTGLEATGVGTAGVGATGLGNVDVGATGSRARGVGSTGVRGTGAGVTGADNIGVGATGSRASGAGITGVRGTGVGNTGVGNTGIGATGNGGVSRSGVATDRNGDGTLTGVTGNTGMGSTGTLGGGVNGNRAVNTGGNAATTPLGGIVNNGNARFNNGVVNAGAGSGGSRSNGRRPAGTLLPVTTSTVNTGSSNAFASGGVPLPGLGPHGNSVPNTGIGNGGSTGNTRNRPNAGVGSTGLGIGTGSAGVSHDSAGTGVDNTGFGTGVRNAGAGIGLGGAGAGTDVANSGFGAAVGSAGNTGVGGVGADMGTGVGKVSAGVGNAGNRFAVRVNNDDTRTGVSNTGGSAVLGNAGASNWVTNNGAGNTAGADTSDASVGTKVVNAGVGGRASNVRTGISVGSTGAGEDTGRQDNAASIIGAGRPGLGLSGGAAVDVSGDRVTDGGGGVRRPGGRQSTRGRGVLRDLGNGNRNIGRGSAEPSNSAPTPGSEGRGGPSAPAQPAPSNTLGGGEAEAKAGQGQGSVASRRTVAGPGFTVQRGQVVAMATITPDSPDPTLLRPDHDVIVHISPSTQGPAVTLLANPDKTGDTTIEATGGGSAGTASTGAVGEGNRAASLGGRVSVRIEGPSRRKLTRERVSMVPGSGRGNSARAGVVLRRWEHMDDAGTLSRGLVRQDGSFSFTNCRPSEICRATQG from the exons ATGCCTGAATCCAACTGCCACCTTTGCCACATTCACGACCACACTCCCTCCAACACACTTCTCAGAACCCATCCCTTAAGGGTCTCCAGaaccaaccacaccaccaccgcactaccatccacctccaccacactccctcaccaccaccaccatgggagATCAGCACGAGGGAGTGGGAGTAACTTAGCCAACCTTAGCGACAGAACGAACTCCCTCCCTGGCAGCCGCAGCAACACCCTCTCGCACACTCCACAAGTCTCCATAGCCCCTGATGGTGATAGGGTTGGCACACACAGACGGCATCACCATTcccgtcatcaccaccgtcaccatcaccacagccgcCACTCCGATGACTCCAGGCACGGGTCTACTAACTCCAGAGATGACTTGAGTGGGGTCTTGGCTGCCCTGATGGAGACCAGTCGCTCCCCCAGTGCAGCCAGTAACCGTGCTAGTAGTGGGCACCGAGAACCTGACCTCCTCACCGCCCTTCCACCGGTCGCCCACACCAGCAA gGGCAGCACATTAACAAGGGAAACAAGGGAGGGAGAGCGGCGCCCCAGCAACAGCACGCTGGCGCAGGACACGGAGCAGGACTACTACCTCCATGTGCACCGCCAGGCCTTCAAGGAGGAGGCGCGGCGACAACGCTTCAACCTGCAGACCGTCATGCTCATAGGCTGCTACACGCTGCTG TTCGTGGTGGCCATCATCGTGGGTGTGGTGCTGTGTCAGCAGAACGGCTGGCTGGGCCTGGGTACACCTGACCCCCCGCCACCCCTCAGCGATAACCCTGACTTCCGGCCGTCCCAGGCACGGGAGCTAGACAGAACCGGGCGTGGCCGCGGCTCCAGGAACAGGGGCGCGCGTCTCCCCGGCCCCACTATAGACTACGACTATCCCGACGACGGGCCGCCCCCCAGGATCAGCGCCGGGCCAATCCTCCCCTCCGGTGAGAACGACCCCCTTCGCTCCCTCAACTTTGGCCCCGACGACCTGGCAGCAGCCGAAGCAGGGCATGGGGTGGGGGGCCGAGCCCCTCCCCTGCCTGTCTCCCCATCTGGTGCGCAGTCTGACTCTTCGAGAAACTGGGAGGGGGCGGAGAATCGTGCCGGGGTGGGCGGTGGCGGCAAGAGCCTCAGGCCACACCCAGGCCGCCGCCCAGCACCAGGGAATTTGCCAGACGCTTTCGTGCCCCAGGGCAGCCCCGGCGGCCAGGGTCGCCCCGCGGGGGTGGCTGGGGCAGGGATTCTGGACACCCTGATGTCTGTGGAGGAGCATGGCGTGGCAGGGGGCAGCCACGGACAGGGAGGCGTCTTCATGCCGGGCGGTGACGGGCGCAACACTGCAGGCAGCAACAGAGCATTTAATGGCGCTGGCAACACTGCTAGCAACAACAGAGCATTTGACGGCGCTGGCAGCACTGTAGGCAACAACAGAGCATTTAACGGCGCTGGCAACACTGCAGACAACAACAGAGCATTTAACGgcgctggcaacactgcaggcaACAACAGAGCATTTGACGgcgctggcaacactgcaggcaACAACAGAGCATTTAACGGCGCTGGCAATACTGCAGGTAACAACAGGGCATTTAACGgcgctggcaacactgcaggcaACAACATAGCATTTAACGgcgctggcaacactgcaggcaACAACAGAGCATTTAACGgcgctggcaacactgcaggcaACAACAGAGCATTTAACGgcgctggcaacactgcaggcaACAACAGAGCATTTAACGGCGCTGGCAACACTGCTGGCAACACCAGAGCATTTAATATTGCTGGCAACAACGGAGTATTTAACACCGCTGGCAACACTGCTGGCAACAACGGAGCATTTAGCGGAGCTAGAAGCACTGCTGCCAGCAATAATGTAGCATTTAACGCTGCTGGCAACACTGGTACTGGCAGCAGCAGCTCATTCAGCACCGCAGGTGTCACTGGTGCTGGCAGCAACGGAAGATTCAACGGCGCTGCCAACACTCCTGAGAACAACGCAGCACAGAACGCAGCCAGCATCGTAGGAGGGGGCGGCGACAGAGCATTTAACAGTGTTGGTAACGCAGGCACGGGCAGAAACGGGGCATTTAGAGTTGctgctaataatgatgatggtgccAACAGGGTATTCAGTGGTGTTGGTAACTCTGGTAGCGGTGCCAATGGAGCATTTAATGGTGCTGGCAACACTGGAGGTGGATCATTGAATGGTGCTGGCAACACTGGAGGTGGATCATTGAATGGTGCTGGCAACACTGGAGGTGGATCATTGAATGGTGCTGGCAACACTGGAGGTGGATCATTGAATGGTGCTGGCAACACTGGAGGTGGATCATTGAATGGTGCTGGCAACACTGGAG GTGGATCATTGAATGGTGCTGGCAACACTGGAGGTGGATCACTTAATGGTGCTGGCAACACTGGAG GTAGATCACTTAATGGTGCTGGCAACACTGGAGGTGGATCACTTAATGGTGCTGGCAACACTGGAG GTAGATCACTTAATGGTGCTGGCAACACTGGAGGTAGATCACTGATTGGTGCTGGCAACACTGGAGGTAGATCACTTAATGGTGCTGGCAACACTGGAGGTGGATCACTTAATGGTGCTGGCAACACTGGTGTCCGCGGCAACACTGGCGGCGTGATTAATATCGGCACAGTTGCTGAAAGCACTAGTCCTGCCGGCACTGGTGCTGGCAGTACTGGGTTGGAAGCCACTGGTGTTGGCACTGCCGGTGTGGGAGCCACAGGTCTTGGTAACGTTGATGTGGGAGCTACTGGAAGTAGAGCTAGAGGTGTTGGTAGCACTGGTGTAAGAGGAACTGGAGCTGGAGTCACTGGTGCTGATAACATTGGTGTAGGAGCTACTGGTAGTAGAGCTAGTGGTGCTGGTATTACTGGTGTGAGAGGCACAGGTGTTGGAAATACAGGCGTTGGTAACACTGGCATAGGTGCTACCGGTAACGGGGGTGTCTCACGCAGTGGTGTTGCTACCGATCGTAACGGTGACGGAACCCTTACTGGGGTTACTGGCAACACTGGGATGGGCAGCACCGGTACACTTGGTGGTGGTGTCAACGGAAACAGAGCAGTCAACACTGGTGGTAATGCTGCGACCACTCCTCTTGGTGGTATTGTTAACAATGGCAATGCAAGATTCAACAATGGTGTTGTCAACGCTGGTGCTGGCAGTGGTGGTTCCCGCAGTAACGGGAGGCGCCCTGCCGGCACCTTGCTACCTGTCACTACCTCCACAGTCAACACCGGTAGTAGCAACGCCTTTGCAAGTGGTGGTGTTCCCCTCCCCGGCCTAGGACCTCATGGAAATAGTGTGCCTAATACCGGTATTGGTAACGGTGGTAGTACTGGCAATACTAGGAACAGACCAAACGCTGGTGTTGGTAGTACTGGTTTGGGTATTGGCACAGGCAGTGCTGGTGTTAGTCATGATAGTGCTGGTACAGGTGTTGACAATACTGGTTTTGGCACTGGTGTTCGCAACGCCGGGGCAGGTATTGGTttaggtggtgctggtgctggaacTGATGTTGCTAATTCTGGTTTTGGTGCTGCTGTTGGCAGTGCTGGTAATACCGGTGTTGGCGGTGTTGGAGCTGATATGGGCACTGGTGTTGGCAAAGTTAGTGCTGGTGTTGGTAATGCTGGGAACAGATTTGCTGTCAGAGTTAATAATGATGACACTAGGACTGGTGTTAGCAATACTGGTGGCAGTGCTGTTCTAGGCAATGCTGGTGCCAGTAATTGGGTCACTAATAATGGTGCTGGAAATACTGCCGGCGCTGATACTAGTGATGCTAGTGTTGGCACTAAAGTTGTGAACGCTGGTGTTGGCGGTAGAGCTAGTAATGTTCGTACAGGTATAAGTGTTGGCAGTACTGGAGCTGGTGAGGATACAGGAAGACAGGATAACGCCGCGAGTATTATCGGCGCTGGCAGACCTGGCCTCGGGCTTAGTGGCGGGGCCGCGGTGGATGTTAGCGGTGACAGGGTCACTGATGGCGGCGGCGGAGTACGGCGGCCAGGGGGGCGGCAAAGCACTCGAGGGCGAGGAGTCTTACGGGACTTGGGTAATGGAAACAGAAACATAGGGCGGGGGAGTGCAGAACCCTCTAACTCCGCCCCCACCCCAGGATCTGAAGGAAGGGGCGGCCCCAGCGCCCCTGCCCAGCCCGCTCCGAGCAATACCCTAGGAGGCGGCGAAGCAGAGGCCAAGGCGGGACAGGGGCAGGGCAGCGTGGCGTCGCGGCGTACCGTGGCGGGACCGGGATTCACTGTGCAGCGGGGACAGGTGGTTGCCATGGCCACCATCACGCCGGACAGCCCCGACCCGACGCTGTTGCGCCCCGACCATGACGTCATCGTTCACATCTCCCCAAGCACGCAGGGTCCCGCCGTGACGCTGCTGGCCAACCCCGACAAGACAGGCGACACAACCATTGAAGCTACGGGAGGGGGAAGTGCTGGGACGGCGAGCACGGGTGCGGTGGGAGAGGGAAACAGGGCCGCTTCTTTGGGAGGGAGGGTTTCGGTGAGGATAGAAGGGCCGAGCCGAAGGAAGTTGACCCGGGAGCGTGTAAGCATGGTGCCGGGATCTGGGCGAGGCAACTCGGCGCGGGCGGGCGTGGTGTTGCGGCGGTGGGAGCACATGGATGATGCGGGCACGCTGAGCCGCGGCCTCGTGCGGCAGGACggctctttctccttcaccaacTGTCGACCCTCGGAGATATGCCGGGCCACGCAGGGCTGA